The following proteins are co-located in the Leptospira selangorensis genome:
- a CDS encoding MBL fold metallo-hydrolase — MRIKFWGVRGSISSPVQGDLIRSKILRILSLASPSDLQSPEAIEDFLDSLALSNWSTYGGNTTCIEIRDKEDKLVIIDGGTGLRELGNSILHEGYASGKGKAVWIFTHTHWDHIQGIPFFVPLYTPGNKFEFVSSVENLEERLRYQHTFTHFPVPFDGFQAEKIFRHVPEGRAFRVTDSITSISKAVRHPGGSFSYRFEEDGKALIFASDAEFNLDEMENIEDYLNYFRGADVLVFDTQYTFEESLQKIDWGHSTASMATDIALRANVKKLVMFHHDPSYDDEKLDAVYLRAIKYKEMFDPDNQLEIIMAREGLEIQI; from the coding sequence ATGCGGATCAAATTCTGGGGAGTGCGGGGCTCCATTTCTTCCCCCGTTCAGGGCGACCTGATTCGTTCTAAAATTCTTAGGATACTAAGCTTGGCATCTCCGTCCGACCTCCAAAGTCCGGAGGCAATCGAGGATTTTTTAGACTCCTTGGCGCTTTCCAACTGGAGCACGTACGGCGGAAATACTACATGTATAGAGATCCGAGACAAAGAAGATAAGCTCGTTATCATAGACGGTGGTACAGGACTAAGAGAACTGGGAAACTCCATCTTACACGAAGGCTACGCTTCCGGAAAAGGGAAGGCGGTTTGGATCTTCACCCATACTCATTGGGATCATATCCAAGGGATCCCATTCTTCGTTCCTTTGTATACTCCAGGCAATAAATTCGAATTTGTAAGTTCTGTAGAAAATCTAGAAGAAAGATTAAGATACCAACATACATTCACTCATTTCCCGGTTCCTTTCGACGGTTTTCAAGCGGAGAAAATATTCCGTCATGTTCCGGAAGGTAGGGCATTCAGAGTAACGGATTCTATCACTTCTATTTCAAAAGCGGTCCGCCATCCAGGTGGAAGTTTTTCCTATAGATTCGAAGAAGATGGCAAGGCTCTTATCTTTGCTTCGGATGCGGAATTCAATTTGGACGAGATGGAGAATATAGAAGATTATCTGAACTATTTCAGAGGGGCTGATGTTCTAGTATTCGACACTCAATATACTTTCGAAGAGTCCTTACAGAAAATCGATTGGGGGCATAGCACTGCTTCCATGGCGACAGACATCGCTTTAAGAGCGAATGTTAAAAAATTAGTAATGTTTCACCATGATCCTTCTTATGATGATGAAAAATTGGATGCAGTGTATCTGCGCGCGATTAAATACAAAGAAATGTTTGATCCGGACAACCAATTAGAGATCATCATGGCAAGAGAAGGTCTGGAAATCCAAATTTAA